The following proteins come from a genomic window of Tenebrio molitor chromosome 9, icTenMoli1.1, whole genome shotgun sequence:
- the LOC138138004 gene encoding stabilizer of axonemal microtubules 1, whose protein sequence is MDCKTCGKDAAAAPRRVRSNMTCPANCCRPCCIPVLADGMPKVQVNPCPPPPAKPPCDCCNVCVPVVTPGPPCEPCKPRKKCKYIQPARPKSYAPERKYVPPASKMDEDTIYRKSYLPTEADRPDPILPENNLCVGEGKMSDNTVHNMSYLPHKVLPPCPIYPCEHKLLGEGPMQDITTQKHDYVPKPFSRPDAIRPQVNLFSSDCPLSDKTVNRLSYMPVDQACKVEPIYPINAIEKPTGKISDKTIHNMSYQPWEPTEPIDTPWAEKPKYQPPKLRMEDNTVHKMSYMPPGHYVECDDDDPDCVECPEPPCDPHCQPNYQCCLPCCCPRAAC, encoded by the coding sequence ATGGATTGCAAAACCTGCGGCAAAgacgccgccgccgcccccCGCCGCGTCCGGTCCAACATGACCTGCCCCGCGAACTGCTGCAGACCGTGTTGCATCCCGGTTTTGGCCGACGGAATGCCCAAAGTGCAGGTAAATCCGTGTCCGCCGCCCCCGGCGAAGCCGCCGTGCGACTGCTGCAACGTGTGCGTCCCGGTGGTGACACCCGGCCCGCCCTGCGAGCCCTGCAAGCCCCGCAAGAAGTGCAAGTACATTCAGCCGGCGCGGCCCAAGTCGTACGCCCCCGAGCGGAAGTACGTGCCGCCGGCGTCGAAGATGGACGAGGACACGATCTACAGGAAGTCGTACCTGCCGACGGAGGCCGACAGGCCGGACCCGATCCTCCCGGAGAACAACCTGTGCGTGGGGGAGGGCAAGATGTCGGACAACACCGTCCACAACATGTCGTACCTGCCCCACAAGGTGCTGCCCCCGTGTCCCATCTATCCGTGCGAGCACAAGCTGCTCGGGGAGGGGCCCATGCAGGACATCACCACGCAGAAGCACGACTACGTGCCCAAGCCCTTCTCCAGGCCCGACGCGATCCGCCCCCAGGTCAACCTCTTCTCCAGCGATTGTCCTTTGAGCGATAAAACTGTCAACCGTCTGTCTTACATGCCCGTGGACCAAGCGTGCAAAGTCGAACCCATCTATCCGATTAACGCGATCGAAAAGCCGACGGGGAAGATCAGCGACAAGACCATCCACAACATGTCGTACCAGCCGTGGGAGCCCACGGAGCCCATCGACACTCCCTGGGCGGAGAAGCCGAAGTACCAACCCCCCAAACTTCGAATGGAGGACAACACCGTGCACAAGATGAGCTACATGCCCCCAGGACACTACGTGGAGTGCGACGACGACGACCCCGACTGCGTCGAATGCCCCGAACCCCCTTGCGACCCCCACTGTCAACCCAACTACCAATGCTGTCTACCGTGCTGTTGTCCTAGGGCGGCTTGTTGA
- the mwh gene encoding uncharacterized protein mwh isoform X1 has protein sequence MGNSASDSSLETGREIGSRVLLFLHRTWTVIVTEKWRTRVTRRNCDSVSDYDSRCSQYSFCSCSQCQRDDGFSSGCDSELFGSSMAPNSEESARIGQFPFAEDAAKEKQRPPIYNPEDYSLSLKKWGRKPSSGGTVSLYPTPTSSDSDCGRSQNSSFRDYRNPMLISSGCEMTLRQFGTVTELLSKLKSDLRLAYPSFVQEFVADPLDGITLLLDLLRAIQLSQSTNHNGPAGNNTTGKMPPSLQRRALLDELSCLQCLLLCCQRYTESIRKLTASSAGLFTLAICIMSNVTKSRILSLQLLTKACQPSNNGHSAVSEALSTLRLRFGEPVRFRFLVGMLMSAGGQGDLLVAGMRFLNTFLDTAGTMQKRLYIQAELEQAGFDVATVKKNISINSSSTEYLFEELDHWEKKHLDVETLLIRLENSERENDTLRDKVLLLERRVQILLEEKGILISLEQCLKERCSELQEEVHSLKSVKSPKNSSCGSSKKKGDSPHEDEGISSSERSLTPDEGIQRETSVYELYTVTNEMKKPKVEDDDETTIDEVIEELRNIINDAETEAYRNEEKKDLERKKMEEAQVASKIQMRVAVDDYGSTNEMEIVPSNLHPQPPRRTRSLVHLFIPAEDYDYGNKELFFENETPYTSEEGSDSLLSASKYQLPRIDKDQKARSGAKRSESFRQAAKPPPNPLSKQNSFDGGYCSAGPVVVTHHAQEDPKKTKSKSLDRIDDGLDTLVDIVVTEQKVDKQTCQARTKSDSSNCPSRHLSSGTSRKLNRYSDDKMKMFLPSKRDHSDILYYFPRIQERKTNSFLVNRGHTNAGLYSGQVTRDNSIAAKKTKEYVSGSTCRVAGKVTDLPSGLY, from the exons CGAGTTGTTCGGAAGCAGTATGGCCCCCAATTCGGAGGAGTCGGCCAGGATCGGGCAGTTTCCTTTCGCAGAAGATGCCGCCAAG GAGAAGCAGCGCCCCCCGATCTACAACCCCGAGGACTACTCCCTCTCGCTGAAGAAATGGGGCAGGAAGCCGTCCAGCGGCGGCACCGTCTCCCTCTACCCCACCCCCACGAGCTCGGACTCCGACTGCGGCAGATCTCAGAACAGCTCGTTTCGCGACTACCGGAACCCGATGCTCATATCTTCCGGTTGTGAGATGACTCTGAGACAGTTCGGAACGGTGACGGAGCTCCTGAGCAAGCTCAAGTCCGATCTGAGACTGGCCTATCCGAG CTTTGTACAAGAATTCGTGGCGGATCCGTTGGACGGCATCACCTTGCTCCTCGACTTGCTCCGAGCCATCCAACTCAGCCAGTCCACCAACCACAACGGCCCCGCCGGCAATAACACAACGGGAAAGATGCCTCCGTCCCTCCAAAGAAGAGCTCTCCTCGACGAACTGTCGTGCCTCCAGTGTCTCCTCCTCTGCTGCCAACGCTACACCGAGTCGATCCGGAAGCTGACGGCTTCTTCGGCCGGACTCTTCACTCTGGCCATTTGCATAATGAGCAACGTCACCAAATCGAGAATTCTTTCCTTGCAACTGCTCACCAAAGCTTGTCAGCCTTCGAACAATGGCCACAGTGCGGTCTCCGAAGCCTTGTCCACTCTGAGACTCCGATTCGGAGAACCCGTCAGGTTCCGGTTCCTGGTGGGGATGCTGATGTCAGCCGGCGGCCAAGGAGACCTCCTGGTAGCGGGGATGAGGTTCCTCAACACCTTTCTGGACACGGCGGGGACCATGCAGAAGAGACTCTACATACAAGCGGAGCTGGAGCAAGCCGGTTTCGACGTCGCGACAGTCAAAAAA AACATCAGTATTAATTCGTCTTCTACTGAGTACCTGTTCGAGGAGTTGGACCATTGGGAGAAGAAACATCTGGACGTGGAGACCCTACTGATTCGATTGGAGAATTCGGAGCGCGAGAACGACACTCTTCGAGACAAAGTGTTGCTGTTGGAGCGGCGAGTCCAGATTCTTCTGGAAGAAAAAGGAATACTGATCTCTTTGGAGCAGTGTTTGAAGGAGCGTTGCAGCGAGCTCCAGGAAGAAGTGCACTCGCTAAAGTCGGTGAAGTCGCCGAAGAATTCGTCTTGTGGCAGTTCTAAAAAGAAAG GGGACTCTCCGCACGAAGACGAAGGTATTTCGTCGTCGGAACGCAGCTTGACTCCTGACGAAGGAATACAACGCGAGACTTCTGTGTACGAGTTGTACACGGTGACCAACGAGATGAAGAAACCGAAGGTCGAGGACGACGACGAGACCACCATCGACGAAGTGATCGAGGAGCTCAGAAATATCATCAACGACGCAGAAACTGAGGCCTACCGGAACGAAGAGAAGAAAGATCTGGAGAGGAAGAAGATGGAGGAGGCTCAGGTCGCCAGCAAGATCCAGATGAGGGTGGCGGTGGACGACTACGGTTCCACCAACGAGATGGAGATCGTCCCGTCGAATCTGCACCCGCAGCCGCCGAGAAGAACCAGGAGTCTCGTCCACCTCTTCATCCCAGCCGAAGACTACGACTACGGCAACAAAGAGTTGTTCTTCGAGAACGAAACGCCCTACACGAGCGAAGAGGGGTCGGACTCGTTGCTGAGCGCGTCGAAGTACCAGCTGCCGAGGATCGACAAAGACCAAAAGGCTAGGTCCGGCGCGAAGAGATCGGAGTCTTTCCGACAAGCGGCCAAACCGCCGCCGAACCCGCTCTCGAAGCAGAACAGCTTCGACGGCGGGTACTGCAGCGCGGGGCCGGTGGTGGTGACCCACCACGCCCAGGAGGACCCGAAGAAGACCAAATCGAAGAGTCTGGACCGAATAGACGACGGACTCGACACGCTCGTCGACATCGTGGTCACGGAGCAAAAGGTGGACAAGCAGACGTGCCAAGCCCGGACCAAGAGCGACTCGAGCAACTGCCCGTCGCGCCACCTCTCCAGCGGCACCAGTCGCAAGCTCAACCGCTACTCCGACGACAAAATGAAGATGTTCCTGCCGTCGAAGCGCGACCACAGCGACATTCTCTACTACTTCCCGCGCATCCAAGAACGGAAGACCAACAGTTTTTTGGTCAACAGGGGACACACGAACGCCGGATTGTACTCGGGGCAAGTCACGAGGGACAACTCGATCGCGGCCAAGAAGACGAAGGAGTACGTCTCGGGCAGCACCTGCAGGGTTGCGGGGAAAGTAACCGATTTGCCGTCAGGACTGTATTAA
- the mwh gene encoding uncharacterized protein mwh isoform X2: MQDHGRISELFGSSMAPNSEESARIGQFPFAEDAAKEKQRPPIYNPEDYSLSLKKWGRKPSSGGTVSLYPTPTSSDSDCGRSQNSSFRDYRNPMLISSGCEMTLRQFGTVTELLSKLKSDLRLAYPSFVQEFVADPLDGITLLLDLLRAIQLSQSTNHNGPAGNNTTGKMPPSLQRRALLDELSCLQCLLLCCQRYTESIRKLTASSAGLFTLAICIMSNVTKSRILSLQLLTKACQPSNNGHSAVSEALSTLRLRFGEPVRFRFLVGMLMSAGGQGDLLVAGMRFLNTFLDTAGTMQKRLYIQAELEQAGFDVATVKKNISINSSSTEYLFEELDHWEKKHLDVETLLIRLENSERENDTLRDKVLLLERRVQILLEEKGILISLEQCLKERCSELQEEVHSLKSVKSPKNSSCGSSKKKGDSPHEDEGISSSERSLTPDEGIQRETSVYELYTVTNEMKKPKVEDDDETTIDEVIEELRNIINDAETEAYRNEEKKDLERKKMEEAQVASKIQMRVAVDDYGSTNEMEIVPSNLHPQPPRRTRSLVHLFIPAEDYDYGNKELFFENETPYTSEEGSDSLLSASKYQLPRIDKDQKARSGAKRSESFRQAAKPPPNPLSKQNSFDGGYCSAGPVVVTHHAQEDPKKTKSKSLDRIDDGLDTLVDIVVTEQKVDKQTCQARTKSDSSNCPSRHLSSGTSRKLNRYSDDKMKMFLPSKRDHSDILYYFPRIQERKTNSFLVNRGHTNAGLYSGQVTRDNSIAAKKTKEYVSGSTCRVAGKVTDLPSGLY, encoded by the exons CGAGTTGTTCGGAAGCAGTATGGCCCCCAATTCGGAGGAGTCGGCCAGGATCGGGCAGTTTCCTTTCGCAGAAGATGCCGCCAAG GAGAAGCAGCGCCCCCCGATCTACAACCCCGAGGACTACTCCCTCTCGCTGAAGAAATGGGGCAGGAAGCCGTCCAGCGGCGGCACCGTCTCCCTCTACCCCACCCCCACGAGCTCGGACTCCGACTGCGGCAGATCTCAGAACAGCTCGTTTCGCGACTACCGGAACCCGATGCTCATATCTTCCGGTTGTGAGATGACTCTGAGACAGTTCGGAACGGTGACGGAGCTCCTGAGCAAGCTCAAGTCCGATCTGAGACTGGCCTATCCGAG CTTTGTACAAGAATTCGTGGCGGATCCGTTGGACGGCATCACCTTGCTCCTCGACTTGCTCCGAGCCATCCAACTCAGCCAGTCCACCAACCACAACGGCCCCGCCGGCAATAACACAACGGGAAAGATGCCTCCGTCCCTCCAAAGAAGAGCTCTCCTCGACGAACTGTCGTGCCTCCAGTGTCTCCTCCTCTGCTGCCAACGCTACACCGAGTCGATCCGGAAGCTGACGGCTTCTTCGGCCGGACTCTTCACTCTGGCCATTTGCATAATGAGCAACGTCACCAAATCGAGAATTCTTTCCTTGCAACTGCTCACCAAAGCTTGTCAGCCTTCGAACAATGGCCACAGTGCGGTCTCCGAAGCCTTGTCCACTCTGAGACTCCGATTCGGAGAACCCGTCAGGTTCCGGTTCCTGGTGGGGATGCTGATGTCAGCCGGCGGCCAAGGAGACCTCCTGGTAGCGGGGATGAGGTTCCTCAACACCTTTCTGGACACGGCGGGGACCATGCAGAAGAGACTCTACATACAAGCGGAGCTGGAGCAAGCCGGTTTCGACGTCGCGACAGTCAAAAAA AACATCAGTATTAATTCGTCTTCTACTGAGTACCTGTTCGAGGAGTTGGACCATTGGGAGAAGAAACATCTGGACGTGGAGACCCTACTGATTCGATTGGAGAATTCGGAGCGCGAGAACGACACTCTTCGAGACAAAGTGTTGCTGTTGGAGCGGCGAGTCCAGATTCTTCTGGAAGAAAAAGGAATACTGATCTCTTTGGAGCAGTGTTTGAAGGAGCGTTGCAGCGAGCTCCAGGAAGAAGTGCACTCGCTAAAGTCGGTGAAGTCGCCGAAGAATTCGTCTTGTGGCAGTTCTAAAAAGAAAG GGGACTCTCCGCACGAAGACGAAGGTATTTCGTCGTCGGAACGCAGCTTGACTCCTGACGAAGGAATACAACGCGAGACTTCTGTGTACGAGTTGTACACGGTGACCAACGAGATGAAGAAACCGAAGGTCGAGGACGACGACGAGACCACCATCGACGAAGTGATCGAGGAGCTCAGAAATATCATCAACGACGCAGAAACTGAGGCCTACCGGAACGAAGAGAAGAAAGATCTGGAGAGGAAGAAGATGGAGGAGGCTCAGGTCGCCAGCAAGATCCAGATGAGGGTGGCGGTGGACGACTACGGTTCCACCAACGAGATGGAGATCGTCCCGTCGAATCTGCACCCGCAGCCGCCGAGAAGAACCAGGAGTCTCGTCCACCTCTTCATCCCAGCCGAAGACTACGACTACGGCAACAAAGAGTTGTTCTTCGAGAACGAAACGCCCTACACGAGCGAAGAGGGGTCGGACTCGTTGCTGAGCGCGTCGAAGTACCAGCTGCCGAGGATCGACAAAGACCAAAAGGCTAGGTCCGGCGCGAAGAGATCGGAGTCTTTCCGACAAGCGGCCAAACCGCCGCCGAACCCGCTCTCGAAGCAGAACAGCTTCGACGGCGGGTACTGCAGCGCGGGGCCGGTGGTGGTGACCCACCACGCCCAGGAGGACCCGAAGAAGACCAAATCGAAGAGTCTGGACCGAATAGACGACGGACTCGACACGCTCGTCGACATCGTGGTCACGGAGCAAAAGGTGGACAAGCAGACGTGCCAAGCCCGGACCAAGAGCGACTCGAGCAACTGCCCGTCGCGCCACCTCTCCAGCGGCACCAGTCGCAAGCTCAACCGCTACTCCGACGACAAAATGAAGATGTTCCTGCCGTCGAAGCGCGACCACAGCGACATTCTCTACTACTTCCCGCGCATCCAAGAACGGAAGACCAACAGTTTTTTGGTCAACAGGGGACACACGAACGCCGGATTGTACTCGGGGCAAGTCACGAGGGACAACTCGATCGCGGCCAAGAAGACGAAGGAGTACGTCTCGGGCAGCACCTGCAGGGTTGCGGGGAAAGTAACCGATTTGCCGTCAGGACTGTATTAA
- the mwh gene encoding uncharacterized protein mwh isoform X3, with protein MLISSGCEMTLRQFGTVTELLSKLKSDLRLAYPSFVQEFVADPLDGITLLLDLLRAIQLSQSTNHNGPAGNNTTGKMPPSLQRRALLDELSCLQCLLLCCQRYTESIRKLTASSAGLFTLAICIMSNVTKSRILSLQLLTKACQPSNNGHSAVSEALSTLRLRFGEPVRFRFLVGMLMSAGGQGDLLVAGMRFLNTFLDTAGTMQKRLYIQAELEQAGFDVATVKKNISINSSSTEYLFEELDHWEKKHLDVETLLIRLENSERENDTLRDKVLLLERRVQILLEEKGILISLEQCLKERCSELQEEVHSLKSVKSPKNSSCGSSKKKGDSPHEDEGISSSERSLTPDEGIQRETSVYELYTVTNEMKKPKVEDDDETTIDEVIEELRNIINDAETEAYRNEEKKDLERKKMEEAQVASKIQMRVAVDDYGSTNEMEIVPSNLHPQPPRRTRSLVHLFIPAEDYDYGNKELFFENETPYTSEEGSDSLLSASKYQLPRIDKDQKARSGAKRSESFRQAAKPPPNPLSKQNSFDGGYCSAGPVVVTHHAQEDPKKTKSKSLDRIDDGLDTLVDIVVTEQKVDKQTCQARTKSDSSNCPSRHLSSGTSRKLNRYSDDKMKMFLPSKRDHSDILYYFPRIQERKTNSFLVNRGHTNAGLYSGQVTRDNSIAAKKTKEYVSGSTCRVAGKVTDLPSGLY; from the exons ATGCTCATATCTTCCGGTTGTGAGATGACTCTGAGACAGTTCGGAACGGTGACGGAGCTCCTGAGCAAGCTCAAGTCCGATCTGAGACTGGCCTATCCGAG CTTTGTACAAGAATTCGTGGCGGATCCGTTGGACGGCATCACCTTGCTCCTCGACTTGCTCCGAGCCATCCAACTCAGCCAGTCCACCAACCACAACGGCCCCGCCGGCAATAACACAACGGGAAAGATGCCTCCGTCCCTCCAAAGAAGAGCTCTCCTCGACGAACTGTCGTGCCTCCAGTGTCTCCTCCTCTGCTGCCAACGCTACACCGAGTCGATCCGGAAGCTGACGGCTTCTTCGGCCGGACTCTTCACTCTGGCCATTTGCATAATGAGCAACGTCACCAAATCGAGAATTCTTTCCTTGCAACTGCTCACCAAAGCTTGTCAGCCTTCGAACAATGGCCACAGTGCGGTCTCCGAAGCCTTGTCCACTCTGAGACTCCGATTCGGAGAACCCGTCAGGTTCCGGTTCCTGGTGGGGATGCTGATGTCAGCCGGCGGCCAAGGAGACCTCCTGGTAGCGGGGATGAGGTTCCTCAACACCTTTCTGGACACGGCGGGGACCATGCAGAAGAGACTCTACATACAAGCGGAGCTGGAGCAAGCCGGTTTCGACGTCGCGACAGTCAAAAAA AACATCAGTATTAATTCGTCTTCTACTGAGTACCTGTTCGAGGAGTTGGACCATTGGGAGAAGAAACATCTGGACGTGGAGACCCTACTGATTCGATTGGAGAATTCGGAGCGCGAGAACGACACTCTTCGAGACAAAGTGTTGCTGTTGGAGCGGCGAGTCCAGATTCTTCTGGAAGAAAAAGGAATACTGATCTCTTTGGAGCAGTGTTTGAAGGAGCGTTGCAGCGAGCTCCAGGAAGAAGTGCACTCGCTAAAGTCGGTGAAGTCGCCGAAGAATTCGTCTTGTGGCAGTTCTAAAAAGAAAG GGGACTCTCCGCACGAAGACGAAGGTATTTCGTCGTCGGAACGCAGCTTGACTCCTGACGAAGGAATACAACGCGAGACTTCTGTGTACGAGTTGTACACGGTGACCAACGAGATGAAGAAACCGAAGGTCGAGGACGACGACGAGACCACCATCGACGAAGTGATCGAGGAGCTCAGAAATATCATCAACGACGCAGAAACTGAGGCCTACCGGAACGAAGAGAAGAAAGATCTGGAGAGGAAGAAGATGGAGGAGGCTCAGGTCGCCAGCAAGATCCAGATGAGGGTGGCGGTGGACGACTACGGTTCCACCAACGAGATGGAGATCGTCCCGTCGAATCTGCACCCGCAGCCGCCGAGAAGAACCAGGAGTCTCGTCCACCTCTTCATCCCAGCCGAAGACTACGACTACGGCAACAAAGAGTTGTTCTTCGAGAACGAAACGCCCTACACGAGCGAAGAGGGGTCGGACTCGTTGCTGAGCGCGTCGAAGTACCAGCTGCCGAGGATCGACAAAGACCAAAAGGCTAGGTCCGGCGCGAAGAGATCGGAGTCTTTCCGACAAGCGGCCAAACCGCCGCCGAACCCGCTCTCGAAGCAGAACAGCTTCGACGGCGGGTACTGCAGCGCGGGGCCGGTGGTGGTGACCCACCACGCCCAGGAGGACCCGAAGAAGACCAAATCGAAGAGTCTGGACCGAATAGACGACGGACTCGACACGCTCGTCGACATCGTGGTCACGGAGCAAAAGGTGGACAAGCAGACGTGCCAAGCCCGGACCAAGAGCGACTCGAGCAACTGCCCGTCGCGCCACCTCTCCAGCGGCACCAGTCGCAAGCTCAACCGCTACTCCGACGACAAAATGAAGATGTTCCTGCCGTCGAAGCGCGACCACAGCGACATTCTCTACTACTTCCCGCGCATCCAAGAACGGAAGACCAACAGTTTTTTGGTCAACAGGGGACACACGAACGCCGGATTGTACTCGGGGCAAGTCACGAGGGACAACTCGATCGCGGCCAAGAAGACGAAGGAGTACGTCTCGGGCAGCACCTGCAGGGTTGCGGGGAAAGTAACCGATTTGCCGTCAGGACTGTATTAA